Proteins from a single region of Starkeya sp. ORNL1:
- a CDS encoding ABC transporter permease → MSVATFDLPNPPEGTLRRLSDFLVRRHNLLVLLLLVPPLLWLGVVYLGSLFVFLAQSIFSIDEFSGTIVREPTLSTLIELFSPANFDIVTRTVGIAAVVTLLSALIAFPIAYYAARYAGPRAKAGFYLAVMMPLWSSYLVKVYGWKLLLAKEGAIGWIAGRLGLGGALEAWLALPVVGGPSLSVSYTGMVLVFTYLWLPFMILPIQAALERVPGSLIEAAGDLGASPGKVFRTVILPLAMPGVVAGAIFTFSLTLGDYIVPQIIGTSALVLGQAVYTLQGTAGNIPLAAAFSLVPILVMALFLTLAKKTGAFDAL, encoded by the coding sequence ATGAGCGTCGCCACCTTCGACCTTCCGAACCCACCCGAAGGCACTCTGCGCCGCCTCTCGGATTTCCTCGTCCGCCGCCACAACCTGCTCGTCCTGCTGTTGCTGGTGCCGCCGCTGCTATGGCTCGGCGTGGTCTATCTCGGCAGCCTGTTCGTCTTCCTGGCGCAGTCGATCTTCTCGATCGACGAGTTCTCCGGCACCATCGTCCGCGAGCCCACGCTCTCCACGCTCATCGAGCTGTTCAGCCCGGCGAATTTCGACATCGTCACGCGCACCGTCGGCATCGCCGCGGTGGTGACGCTGCTCTCCGCGCTGATCGCCTTTCCCATCGCCTATTACGCCGCGCGCTATGCCGGCCCGCGCGCCAAGGCCGGCTTCTATCTCGCGGTGATGATGCCGCTGTGGTCGAGCTATCTGGTCAAGGTCTATGGCTGGAAGCTGCTGCTCGCCAAGGAAGGCGCCATCGGCTGGATCGCCGGGCGCCTCGGGCTCGGCGGCGCACTGGAGGCGTGGCTGGCGCTCCCCGTGGTCGGCGGGCCGTCGCTCTCGGTTTCCTATACGGGGATGGTGCTGGTCTTCACCTATCTCTGGCTGCCCTTCATGATCCTGCCGATCCAGGCGGCGCTGGAGCGGGTGCCCGGCAGCCTGATCGAGGCGGCGGGCGATCTCGGTGCCTCGCCGGGCAAGGTGTTCCGCACCGTGATCCTGCCGCTTGCCATGCCTGGCGTGGTGGCCGGCGCCATCTTCACCTTCTCGCTGACGCTGGGCGACTACATCGTGCCGCAGATCATCGGCACCTCGGCCCTCGTGCTCGGCCAGGCTGTCTACACGCTGCAGGGCACGGCCGGGAACATCCCGCTGGCGGCGGCCTTCTCGCTGGTGCCGATCCTGGTCATGGCGCTGTTCCTCACCCTCGCCAAGAAGACGGGGGCGTTCGATGCGCTGTGA
- a CDS encoding ABC transporter ATP-binding protein has product MHATLDTALTIPAVRFAGVVRHFGSVKAVDGVDLAIAPGEFFAMLGPSGSGKTTCLRLIAGFEQPDAGHIEIFGEAVEGLPPYRRAVNTVFQDYALFPHLSVGDNVAYGLRVRGVARAERDRLAREALAMVKLAGMEARRPAQLSGGQRQRVALARALVVRPKVLLLDEPLGALDLKLREEMQVELKSLQRALGLTFVFVTHDQGEALSMADRVAVFNEGRIVQVGPPEEVYERPATRFVAGFVGSANVLSAAEAEALGGPARPSSLRPEKIALVTSAPPEGARTVEATVIDVSYQGPVRRITARTPTGLVLTAAVPAGSAGEVERGGKVTLAVRPDALQPMEGEA; this is encoded by the coding sequence ATGCACGCCACCCTCGACACCGCCCTCACGATTCCGGCCGTCCGCTTCGCGGGCGTGGTCCGGCACTTCGGGTCGGTGAAGGCGGTGGACGGCGTCGACCTTGCCATCGCGCCGGGCGAGTTCTTTGCCATGCTCGGGCCCTCCGGCTCCGGCAAGACCACCTGCCTGCGCCTCATCGCCGGCTTCGAGCAACCGGACGCCGGCCATATCGAGATCTTCGGCGAGGCGGTCGAAGGCCTGCCGCCCTATCGGCGCGCGGTCAACACCGTGTTCCAGGACTATGCGCTGTTCCCGCATCTGAGCGTCGGCGACAATGTCGCCTATGGCTTGCGGGTGCGCGGCGTGGCGCGTGCCGAGCGCGACCGGCTGGCGCGCGAGGCACTGGCCATGGTCAAGCTCGCCGGCATGGAGGCGCGGCGCCCGGCGCAGCTCTCCGGCGGCCAGCGCCAGCGCGTCGCGCTGGCCCGCGCCCTCGTGGTACGACCGAAGGTGCTCCTCCTCGACGAGCCGCTTGGCGCGCTCGACCTCAAGCTGCGCGAGGAGATGCAGGTCGAACTGAAGAGCCTGCAGCGCGCGCTGGGCCTCACCTTCGTGTTCGTGACGCACGACCAGGGTGAAGCGCTGTCCATGGCTGACCGCGTCGCCGTCTTCAATGAGGGCCGCATCGTCCAGGTCGGCCCGCCGGAGGAAGTTTATGAGCGGCCCGCGACGCGCTTCGTCGCCGGCTTCGTCGGCTCGGCGAATGTGCTGAGCGCGGCCGAGGCCGAGGCGCTGGGGGGGCCGGCGCGGCCATCGAGCCTCCGGCCGGAGAAGATCGCGCTGGTCACCAGTGCGCCACCGGAGGGAGCGCGCACCGTTGAGGCGACGGTGATCGACGTCTCATATCAGGGCCCGGTCCGCCGCATCACCGCCCGGACGCCCACCGGCCTCGTGCTTACCGCTGCCGTCCCCGCGGGCTCGGCCGGTGAGGTCGAGCGCGGCGGCAAGGTGACGCTCGCCGTGCGCCCGGACGCGCTCCAGCCGATGGAGGGCGAGGCATGA
- a CDS encoding ABC transporter substrate-binding protein, whose protein sequence is MRTAHCLPHLLALVASASLSLQPAFAAEKTSIGKGEGSVDIVAWPGYIERGDTDKGYDWVTDFEKKTGCKVNVKTAGTSDEMVALMNEGGFDLVTASGDASLRLIAGKKVAPVNTKLIKSWGNVDPRLQNAPWHMVNGVHYGVPYQWGSNVLMYNTEVFKEAPKSWNVVFEAMDLPDGKPNKGRVQAFDGPIYIADAALYLMKHKPELGIKDPYELNEDQYKAALELLRAQRKIVQRYWHDAMVQVDDFTNEGVVASSSWPFQVNLLISQKKPIASTLPEEGATGWADTTMMHVDAKHPNCAYMWMEHSIDPKVQGDLASWFGSVPSVPAACKGNALLTDDGCKTNGAENFEKIHFWRTPVAKCPTQSAGCVPYYRWVSDYIAVLGGR, encoded by the coding sequence ATGCGCACCGCCCACTGCCTCCCGCATTTGTTGGCGCTCGTCGCCTCTGCCTCGCTCAGCCTGCAACCCGCCTTCGCCGCCGAGAAGACATCCATCGGCAAAGGCGAGGGTTCGGTCGATATCGTCGCGTGGCCCGGCTATATCGAGCGCGGCGATACCGACAAGGGCTATGACTGGGTCACCGATTTCGAGAAGAAGACCGGCTGCAAGGTCAATGTGAAGACCGCCGGCACCTCGGACGAGATGGTGGCGCTGATGAATGAAGGCGGCTTCGACCTCGTCACCGCCTCAGGCGATGCCTCGCTGCGCCTGATCGCCGGCAAGAAGGTCGCCCCGGTCAATACCAAGCTGATCAAGAGCTGGGGCAACGTCGACCCGCGCTTGCAGAATGCGCCCTGGCACATGGTCAATGGCGTGCATTACGGCGTGCCCTATCAGTGGGGCTCCAACGTGCTGATGTACAACACCGAGGTGTTCAAGGAGGCGCCGAAGAGCTGGAACGTGGTGTTCGAGGCGATGGACCTGCCGGACGGCAAGCCCAACAAGGGCCGCGTGCAGGCCTTTGACGGCCCGATCTACATTGCCGATGCCGCGCTGTACCTGATGAAGCACAAGCCCGAGCTCGGCATCAAGGATCCCTATGAGCTGAACGAGGATCAGTACAAGGCAGCGCTCGAGCTGTTGCGCGCGCAGCGCAAGATCGTGCAGCGCTATTGGCACGATGCCATGGTGCAGGTCGACGACTTCACCAATGAAGGCGTGGTCGCCTCTTCCTCCTGGCCGTTCCAGGTGAATTTGCTCATCAGCCAGAAGAAGCCGATCGCCTCGACGCTTCCCGAGGAAGGCGCCACCGGCTGGGCCGACACCACCATGATGCATGTCGACGCCAAGCACCCGAACTGCGCCTATATGTGGATGGAGCATTCCATCGACCCGAAGGTGCAGGGCGATCTCGCTTCCTGGTTCGGTTCGGTGCCGTCGGTCCCCGCCGCCTGCAAGGGCAATGCGCTGCTGACCGATGATGGCTGCAAGACCAACGGCGCCGAGAATTTCGAGAAGATCCACTTCTGGCGCACCCCGGTCGCCAAGTGCCCGACCCAGTCCGCCGGCTGCGTGCCCTATTATCGCTGGGTGTCGGACTACATCGCCGTGCTCGGCGGAAGGTAG
- a CDS encoding DUF2161 family putative PD-(D/E)XK-type phosphodiesterase produces the protein METTLYLPVKAFLEGLGFTVKGEVGGCDLLAISADEAPVVVIGELKLSFNLELVLQAVDRASACDEVWLAARISARGKGREADARFRNLCRRLGFGMLGVSQAGEVSIIVSPVAPMPRKDPRRRSRLVEEHKRRQGDPAVGGGRGAPIMTAYRQQALACAAAMIEGPKRPRDLRPAAPKAAAILHDNVYGWFARTERGVYALTQAGLDALARWPQPVPDTESAG, from the coding sequence CTGGAGACGACGCTCTATCTGCCGGTCAAGGCATTCCTCGAAGGCCTCGGCTTCACCGTGAAAGGCGAGGTCGGCGGCTGCGATCTCCTTGCCATTTCGGCGGACGAGGCGCCGGTCGTGGTCATCGGCGAGTTGAAGCTCAGCTTCAATCTCGAACTGGTGCTGCAAGCCGTCGACCGCGCCAGCGCCTGCGACGAGGTCTGGCTGGCGGCGCGCATCTCGGCGCGGGGCAAGGGTCGCGAAGCCGATGCGCGCTTCCGCAATCTGTGCCGCCGGCTCGGCTTCGGCATGCTCGGCGTCTCGCAGGCGGGCGAGGTGTCGATCATCGTCAGCCCGGTGGCGCCGATGCCGCGCAAGGATCCGCGCCGTCGCTCGCGGCTGGTGGAGGAGCATAAGCGCCGGCAGGGCGACCCGGCGGTGGGCGGTGGCAGGGGAGCGCCGATCATGACGGCGTATCGGCAGCAGGCACTGGCCTGCGCCGCCGCCATGATCGAGGGCCCGAAGCGGCCGCGCGATCTACGCCCCGCCGCGCCGAAGGCGGCGGCGATCCTGCACGACAATGTCTATGGCTGGTTCGCCCGCACCGAGCGCGGCGTCTATGCCCTGACGCAAGCCGGCCTGGACGCGCTTGCCCGCTGGCCGCAGCCGGTGCCCGACACTGAAAGCGCGGGCTGA
- a CDS encoding LysR family transcriptional regulator, whose translation MAFSLRQLQYFVAVAENGSVSSAAHTLSISQSTVTEALRELELDLGFRLLDRHARGADLTLKGHHFLRHARKIMADVADARRALSGGETMALSGRLSVGVTPLVAGYVYSDLSARFRRAFPDVAVEAVEDAADYLEHLLVGGELDVAVMVLPPGRRSSALQTETVEVSPYRAWLPLGHPLSAEDRVSMRDLAGEPQVLLTVDEIAETSEMVWRRLGIRPPVAFRTRSVEAVRSLVATGAGVAVLPDLTYRPWSLEGDKIEARPLIEDLPAIEVATAWRRGSPLSAAASGFVSIAATRHGGRMR comes from the coding sequence ATGGCCTTCTCGCTGCGCCAGCTCCAGTATTTCGTCGCGGTGGCGGAGAACGGTTCCGTCTCCTCGGCTGCGCACACGCTGTCCATCTCGCAATCGACCGTCACCGAGGCGCTGCGCGAGCTGGAGCTCGATCTCGGCTTCCGCCTGCTCGACCGCCACGCCCGCGGCGCCGACCTCACGCTGAAGGGCCATCATTTCCTGCGCCATGCCCGCAAGATCATGGCGGATGTCGCCGATGCCCGTCGCGCGCTGTCCGGCGGCGAGACCATGGCGTTGTCGGGTCGGCTGTCGGTTGGGGTGACGCCGCTGGTCGCCGGCTATGTCTATTCCGACCTCTCCGCTCGTTTCCGCCGTGCTTTCCCCGATGTCGCGGTGGAGGCGGTGGAAGACGCAGCGGATTATCTCGAGCACCTTCTCGTCGGCGGCGAGCTCGATGTCGCGGTGATGGTGCTGCCGCCGGGGCGGCGCTCCTCCGCCTTGCAGACCGAGACAGTGGAAGTCTCGCCCTATCGCGCCTGGCTGCCACTCGGCCATCCGCTCAGTGCCGAGGACCGCGTCAGCATGCGCGATCTCGCCGGCGAGCCGCAGGTGCTGCTCACCGTCGACGAGATTGCCGAAACCTCGGAAATGGTGTGGCGCCGGCTCGGCATCCGCCCGCCGGTGGCGTTCCGCACCCGCTCGGTGGAGGCGGTACGCAGCCTGGTGGCGACCGGCGCCGGCGTCGCCGTGCTGCCGGACCTCACCTATCGGCCCTGGTCGCTGGAGGGCGACAAGATCGAGGCGCGTCCGCTCATCGAGGATCTCCCCGCCATCGAGGTGGCGACCGCCTGGCGCCGCGGCTCGCCGCTCTCCGCGGCGGCGTCCGGCTTCGTGTCGATCGCCGCGACGCGGCACGGTGGGCGGATGCGCTAG
- a CDS encoding FAD-dependent oxidoreductase has translation MSDGVVIIGGGQGGFQLAASLREAGYAEKITLVGEEPGLPYQRPPLSKAYLKGEADAEHLELRPAAFYADHQVDLVTARVDAIDRAARRVTLSDGLSLPYDHLVLATGARNRPLPVPGADLDGVLYLRTLADADDLKARLAKARNVVVVGAGFIGLEFAAVARALGHEVTVLEATQHPMGRAISPTMSAFFAEAHRAMGTRLVLAAGVVWIHGNDGKVAQVETTDGALQPPGGVLHPADLVLVGIGVVPNTELAAAAGLEVANGIVVDAELRTSDPNISALGDAVSYPSLHAGAMVRLESVQNTVDHARTIAARLAGRPTAYAAVPWFWSDQSDLKLQMVGLARPTDEAVLRGDPASRRFSVFRFRDGRLTAIESVNRPADHMLGRRLLVDPAKPSSLTPEQAADEGFELKALLAR, from the coding sequence GTGAGTGACGGCGTTGTGATCATCGGTGGCGGGCAGGGCGGCTTCCAGCTTGCCGCCTCGCTGCGTGAAGCCGGCTATGCGGAAAAGATCACGCTGGTCGGCGAGGAGCCAGGCCTGCCCTATCAGCGCCCGCCGCTGTCCAAAGCCTATCTCAAGGGCGAGGCCGATGCCGAGCATCTGGAGTTGCGGCCCGCCGCCTTCTATGCCGACCATCAGGTCGACCTCGTCACCGCGCGGGTGGATGCCATCGACCGCGCCGCGCGGCGCGTGACGCTGTCGGACGGTTTGAGCCTGCCCTACGACCACCTGGTGCTCGCTACCGGTGCGCGCAATCGCCCGCTTCCGGTTCCCGGGGCCGATCTCGACGGTGTGCTCTATCTGCGCACCCTCGCCGACGCCGACGATCTCAAGGCCCGGCTTGCCAAGGCCCGCAACGTCGTGGTCGTCGGCGCCGGGTTTATCGGCCTCGAATTCGCTGCCGTTGCCCGCGCATTGGGCCATGAGGTGACGGTGCTGGAGGCGACGCAGCATCCGATGGGCCGTGCCATCTCGCCGACCATGTCGGCCTTTTTTGCCGAGGCCCATCGGGCCATGGGCACGCGCCTCGTACTCGCCGCCGGCGTGGTCTGGATCCATGGCAATGACGGGAAGGTCGCGCAGGTCGAAACCACGGACGGCGCGCTCCAGCCGCCGGGCGGGGTGCTGCATCCGGCCGACCTCGTGCTGGTCGGCATCGGCGTGGTGCCGAACACCGAGCTTGCCGCGGCCGCGGGCCTCGAAGTGGCGAACGGCATCGTCGTCGACGCCGAATTGCGCACCAGCGATCCCAATATCTCCGCGCTCGGCGACGCGGTGTCTTATCCGAGCCTGCATGCCGGGGCGATGGTGCGGCTGGAATCGGTGCAGAACACCGTCGACCACGCCCGCACCATAGCGGCGCGGCTCGCCGGGCGGCCGACGGCCTATGCTGCGGTGCCATGGTTCTGGAGCGACCAGTCGGACCTGAAGCTGCAGATGGTCGGTTTGGCGCGCCCGACGGATGAGGCCGTGCTGCGCGGCGACCCTGCGAGCCGCCGCTTTTCAGTGTTCCGCTTCCGCGACGGCCGCCTGACGGCGATCGAAAGCGTGAACCGGCCGGCGGACCACATGCTGGGGCGGCGCTTGCTGGTCGATCCGGCCAAGCCGTCCTCGCTGACGCCGGAACAGGCGGCGGACGAGGGGTTCGAGCTGAAGGCGCTGCTCGCGCGCTAA
- a CDS encoding lysophospholipid acyltransferase family protein, with amino-acid sequence MQPIRSAFFNVFLLFWTLFLAATMPWLAWKKDPVVTRRISRLWASGIVRGMRVLGGLSYREIGREHRPATPALYVSNHQSAWETIVFAVLVPEVAIVLKEELYRIPIFGWFLERSPMIAIDRAGGSSSLKKMFREAREATRQGRSLLIFPEGTRRAPTERADFHRGVLLLYKALGVPVVPVAHNAGLYWKARSFSIKSGEITVSYLPAIPPGLPDEEFMTRVREVIYAERDRLVGITEQSA; translated from the coding sequence ATGCAGCCCATCCGCTCCGCCTTCTTCAACGTCTTCCTGCTGTTCTGGACGCTCTTCCTCGCCGCCACCATGCCGTGGCTCGCCTGGAAGAAGGACCCCGTCGTGACCCGCCGCATCTCGCGGCTGTGGGCGAGCGGCATCGTCCGGGGCATGCGCGTGCTCGGCGGGCTGTCCTATCGCGAGATCGGCCGCGAGCACCGGCCGGCGACGCCGGCGCTCTACGTCTCCAACCACCAGTCGGCGTGGGAGACCATCGTCTTCGCCGTGCTGGTGCCGGAGGTCGCCATCGTGCTGAAGGAGGAGCTTTACCGCATCCCGATCTTCGGCTGGTTCCTGGAGCGCTCGCCGATGATCGCCATCGACCGCGCCGGCGGCTCCTCCTCGCTCAAGAAGATGTTCCGCGAGGCGCGCGAGGCCACCAGGCAGGGGCGCAGCCTGCTGATCTTCCCGGAAGGCACCCGCCGCGCCCCGACCGAGCGGGCGGATTTCCACCGCGGCGTGCTGCTGCTCTACAAGGCGCTGGGCGTGCCGGTGGTGCCGGTGGCGCACAATGCCGGGCTCTACTGGAAGGCCCGCAGTTTCTCCATAAAGAGCGGCGAAATCACTGTGTCCTATCTGCCGGCGATCCCCCCCGGCCTGCCCGACGAGGAATTCATGACCAGGGTGCGCGAGGTTATCTATGCCGAGCGCGACCGGCTGGTCGGCATCACGGAGCAATCGGCGTGA